The Fundulus heteroclitus isolate FHET01 unplaced genomic scaffold, MU-UCD_Fhet_4.1 scaffold_170, whole genome shotgun sequence nucleotide sequence ccccccccccctcctccctctgTCGGTCAGCTGACTCGGGCTACAGTCATGTGATTTCTGAATCAGAGCAGAGCGGCTGGAAGAAACAATGGCTCTGTTTGCACCtctctttattttcttcttttttctctctgttctccTCTCCACAGGTATGCTTTCTGGATTTTATTCTAAATTACTAGAACCCACCGCTCCATTGTTTTGCGATCATCTCCTATAAAGCCTTTAACTCTGTTGACTGTTAACCGAAAGTAAATCTTTGTAAAGAACTTGCTTGACATATATTTGGTCGTCAAAAGTTAATATGTTGAAAGGCAAGGATGTATCTGAATTGTTTGCAGGGCTCTCCTCTCCGCTTCCGGGTAAAGAAGTGTGGGACTATGTGGAAGTGAGACCCGGGGCCCACATGTTCTGGTGGCTGTATTATCCGGACAACCCGTCTGCTCAGTATCAGGATCTGCCGCTGGTCATGTGGCTGcaggtgaaaaataaaacataaaccaACCAAACAGAAATGCATACCAGCTtgttctgctctgtttctctttGTGACGGCCTGAGATAGCCCACACAGAAAAGCAGTTTTTCCTCCATAGTCGCGTTCAATGAATTCGAATATTTGAACCGATGAGGTTAATCTGTCAAATAAAAAGCACCTTTTGAAAATGACAACCTTTAAGCagcattaaacacatttttgattaaacccaaatttctgtattaaaacgTTTTTAGTAGTCTGAGTTAATATTCTGATCTTACATGTCATATTTTCATTATGTAtgcagaaaatcatcataattactgaaataaaggcATTCAAACGTCAGCCTGTGTAGAATTAATCTATATTCAGTTAGTGAATAGAACACGATTCTGGGGCAATGatagcctagtggttagagtgtTGTTTTGGTTCTGGGTTCGATTCCCACAGATGGACCCTCAACCCCAGAGTGCTCCCCAGGCACctcacagtggcagcccactgctccctgagcgATGGGTTAAATTCAGAGGACAGGTTTCATTGGAATGAATGTTGTGATGACTAGTAAAGTTGATTGTTATTACTATTATGATTCTGCTGTGTGTTTGAAGGGTGGGCCAGGAGGATCAGGAAGTGGATTTGGCAACTTTGAAGAGATCGGACCACTTAACAGGGATCTAGAGCCCAGGAAGACCAGCTGGGTAAGATGATGATCAGAGATACTTTGTTGCACTAAGGTGATCAGTTTGAGTGTTCCAAAGATAGTGACTTGGAGAAGGATTCTGTCCATTCTGACCTGCAAAACAGCCCAATGCGCAAGTATAATTCAGCTTTCACCTCTTGGacgtttccacattttgtcatgttgtaaCTCCTGTATACAGCTTTTATTGGAGAAGGGTTTGGTAGGGTCTTAGACAGTAGCTTAGTTGATTGTACGTTGTATATCTTACTAATTTAAGCTGTTTTTATAAAGGCTTTTTATAGGTTAaagtctgtttgtttgtttttctggagtccatatattttttattttttatttttatggtttacaaaaatgaaaaccaaacatTAAAACTTGTCATCATTGCATAGGTGCAGGCAGCCAGTGTGTTATTTGTGGACAACCCTGTGGGTACTGGCTTTAGCTATGCTGAACGGCCTGATGGCTTTGCCACCAACGTTTCCACTGTGGCGTCAGACATGCTGGTGCTGCTCAAACACTTCTTCACGCGGATACCCGAGTTCCAGGTCAGTTAACCTCCAAtcactttatttcattttaaaaggacCCCAAAGAGTAATATTGTTTAAATAGCTCAGCTGAGGTTTAGGAAATTATTTACTAGTTGTTGAACTCTatctttttattcaattgtttGATTGTCAATACATTTTCATCATCTTCCTTCACAGATCTTAGTttgaagaggttttttttttaccatcccAAACAATTCAAAGTAGGAAGTTAAAATGACAACCGCACATCTCTTAACCCTTTGCAGCACATGATTGACATGGTTACTGAGATTGAGACCTCAcccagatgcaggaaacaaaatggagcaaatgtgtttttttcttagctTTCAAAGTTCCTCCATTattctaaaataattttcttatgTTAATGCTGTGCAACTGTAACACTGGTGtcactttaaaatgtatgtttgacTAACAAACTCTAAAATATTCTGAAATGTTCCAACAAGTATTGTTGCCTTGCAGTGCCAGCTGTGTTTTTGAAACATTGTCTGAACTTTGCAGAGCATCCCGTTCTACATCTTCTCTGAGTCATATGGGGGAAAGATGGCAGCTGCCATCTCACTGGAACTCAGCAAGGTAAGCATAGCACTCATTGAGTTTTGCAGCAACTGATGGTACGCAACAGAAAATCTGTGATGGTGGAAAAGCAGCTGTCATATGATGGGCCTCATATGCCAGAAATACCGTTTGCAAGTTTTTTTCCCAAAGATGCTAAGTAGTGATGTACTTTATCATTAAGAAAGGTTTTTCATTAGTATAATTTGAACTTTGTGGTTTATAAAATTACGGTATATAAACCAAAAGCTAGAACTTCACTAAGGTGTGGTGTTTAATCTGCAACTTGTCTCTTTATAGGCTGTAGCGGAAGGCTCAGTGAAATGCAACTTTGCTGGTGTGGCACTTGGAGATTCATGGATTTCTCCCTTAGGTCAGTATCAGTCAGTCTTTAACCCTACAGGTTAACATTTGTTCCCAGTACTAGTAAAATGTAGACCAGAGAGATGCTCTGCAGATGTTGGgcattaaaactgttttttttttttttgtcttgtaaacaaaaaacttaaaggtgacctattatTATGAAAATTTCAATATTTGCACGTTTTTCTACTTCTGTTTGGGTCTCTAATGCTTCTAGAAATATTCCAAGCGCTAagaaaatccagctgtttttttttttgtctataagtaaatgttttgttgttggctgGAAAACGAACCGTTTCAAAAACCTCCCGATTATTACATCATAATCTGCGGGTACTGCTCCTCATCTAGAAACCCAAGGCAAGCTCAGCCGCTCACCTAGCAACCCAAgcaaagtaaaactgtaaaaaatttAACACATAACTTTTATATCACATCTTACATTGAATTTGTAActattattgaaataaatgataCATACAACTTAAGGCTGGCATCAATACATGCCAAACAGTGTGCATATAAGTCCCTTACACTTAAGGTATAGCGGACAATCTTTTTCTGCTTCAAGTTCCGTGTGTTTTGCCTTATCTATTAGTTATCCCACATGCCGTTCATTGTGACGCGTTCACATAATGGCAGTGTGCATGTtagttccttgctagtttctgcttgctggctgcgcacttctaTTGCTTATGCTTTCgagtaaattattttaaaattcctAATACCACCGTCACTTTGCAGAGCATTCCACCTGACCCTGGCCCATTTGCTGCAGAGTTACTTAGTTTCCCACAATTCTGTCaccttaataaataaagtttaaagtctttgaaaaacaattatgtaaggattttagattttttcttAAGAAGGCTTAGGGATTTTAAATGATAAACTGTTACTGACTGTAAGCATGTTTTGTTAACAGATTCAGTGATGACATGGGGTCCATACCTTTATGCTACTGTGAGTAACacacaaaaatgctttttatgaaTTGCCGTAGACCCAAGCTGTGCTGCATCCTTCTATCATTCTATATCCTTCTGACCTCCTGTGTGTAGTCCCTGCTGGATGACAATGGCCTAGCTGATGTCAACAGTGCAGCTCAGAAGGTGAAGCAAGCGGTGGAGCAGCAACAGTTTCTTCAAGCCACTGAGCTGTGGTCTGTCACTGAGACAGTAGTGGAGCAGGTTGGTACAACACTGCTTTTACAGCTAACAGGTTTATATAAACCTATAAGCCATAAAATTATCACCACTCACACTCTAACagaaaaactttaaacacaACAGTTCCAAGTGTGACTGGAAGTACTTTGGCTTTGGTTTGGATAATTTTGgtcaaaattatttcaaaggaaatttgagcaaataaacttttaatttatgAATTGTTCAAGCACAAACAGCATTTCTCATTCAAAGACTTCCCCAAAGAGAAGTGCAGTGGAGAACCACTAAAATCACAGTAGGACCTGGAGCAGACGGTGGTAACCCAGGACAATGACGGGTGGGTCATCGATTTGCATCTGATTTagaatgtgcctaggaggatgggcctccatggcCTTTAAAACAGCAGGagaccaactgcaggttgctcaagggtgagccaccagaattgacgacgactcctggataggaagcaaaacgttttcagaaaaactcaATGAAAGTCCGgtctccaatttaagcctgtttgctgtagcGATGagccggataactgagaatttgcacaggcatgtgtCATTTGATGCTCAGggctatttgcacactttaagcttttcaggaagtgttgttggacaatgcagacaactgagTTTATGGGAGAAAAAACATGTCTTGTGGTGTCTGTGTATTGTGTAATTCATAATGACAAAGATTCTTGACTGATGTTGATTCAGATCCAATGTTTTTTTGAAGATGAGGTCTTTCCTCTTACCAGCATGTTCAGGACACTTGCATGACTAGTcttatttgactttatttttaaatactttagtagctcactctggttgcacacaaatgtttttgaaatatcATGTCCTGCTAACAAAttagttattttggtgttttatgctttgtttttggtcaatttgttagtaaataaagtattttgtgtttatgtaCGATATTAACGGAGGTGCgtactgcgcatgtgcagcaggaGTCAATACAAGTAAtcggctaatggctattagcatctcctagCAAAACGATGAAGAAAGCGATAACACATAGCTTATAGGGTTCTTAACCACAGTGCTATtagttttattggttttattttgtccttaCTCTCGCTCTGTCAGCCGAGCGTGAGGCGTGCTTGAGAGCTCTTTTCAGCAGGGCAACTCTGCGAAAGCACCTCGCTGCTCCCTCTGTGTGCTCAGAGTCTTATTACAGAAAGACAGCCGGCAGCAGGGAAAGGaagacagctgctgccttgtACCGCtagaggtggatggatggacaccaCAAAACAGCTTTCAGTATAAAATGAGAGCTCTGATCCACGGATCTGACGCAGGCATCTGGGTATAgaagtccttttttttatttttacccttCAGGTGCGGTTCATTGTTTGAATATAATACAATTATATTTCGGTTTGATCCACtctgttcatagtggtccttaatagGAATGTCAtcactcttcagtttttctggacctCTGAGGAAAACCTTCTCATTTGTCCTCCCCCAGCGGCCAATCACTTAAGAGCAGTTCACTCAAAACTCTTCTCGAATCAGCCCAGTTTGACCTTATTCTTCAGCAGACCTGGAAGAACCTgggctggccctgaaaaaacAATTGTAAGTGAGCGGAGCTGTGCGGTGCGTGGCTAATACGAGCCGGTGGACCTGGGCCTGTAGAGGGATGTCTTCATGCTCTGCTTGTTGTAGCGCTTATATCACAGAGGATTCCTGCTGTTTAGGGCGACCCTTGGCCAATGGCTTTACAACACAACCAGGGGTGAATGCTGGGCTCTCGAGTTGTTTTACCACTTTCTTTCTTCTTATGAGCGTGAAGACCCACATGGTTGAATCCTAAGAGGATGAAGgatgcttttcattttttttctttttgaaaaagaCTGTTACTGCACTGTTTCACAACAGTTTTGAAATGTCAGTAAGTATGGTGTTACTTtacagtaatagtaatatcatctttattgtcattgaaacataagCGTGACATGAGTGTTGCTCCGGTGGTACAGCAGTAGCACAggcgacccatatacagagtcCGTAGTCCTCAACGTGGCTTCCCCCTCTTTCTCTGCCTACCTTCATTAAAGGCCACTGGTTCCACAAAAAAGACCCAAAAAAAGTGACGGACCTGTTAttaaaagtttgagaaccaaGTTTTGGAAGCATTCTTGACAAGTCAGGGCTGTTTTAATGCATGAAATACCTGTTCCCGAATAATTGAGTAGTCGTAATACTTGGGCTGATTAATGTGGAAGTAAAATGTTTATCGTTCaaatcagtaaaacatttttcttgccAGAACACCAATGGGGTGAACTTCTACAACATTCTAACCCCGGAACCAGACGAGAAACTCACTTCTACCGCAGGAGAAAACTTCATCTGTATGGCACTGTCTAAGTCTACATACCATTTAACAAATAATTATGAAGATATTATTTATTCCACTTAACTGTGCTTGTCTTCTCTGCATCAGCTCTACAAGCCCACCGCCACATTCGTCCTCTGCACAAGCAATCATTGAACGAGCTGATGAATGGACCAATTAGGAAGAAACTGGCTATCATCCCTCAGAATGTCACTTGGGGAGGTACCTGAGAGTCTCCTTACCTTACATTTTCTGATACTCTTGctattattaaagtattttattttatgcctTCCCTGACTTCTTTGTCTATACTGGATTTCAGGTCAAGCAGAGGAAGTGTTCACCAAAATGGCCGGGGATTTCATGAGACCAGTGGTGGACATAGTGGACCAACTGTTGACAACTGGAGTCAATGTCACAGTTTATAATGGCCAGCTAGATCTTATAGTGGACACCCTGGGTAAATAAGCTCCTAAATCAATTATATGTGAACATCAAAGATGGACAGAGGGACAAGCCGGTTACCAGCCAAAAAATACAATCTGTTTTTCTAGTGAACATGctatatttaagtgcaaaaagtGCTGTTTGTGTGGGACGGACACTCGGTGGTTGCTCTTTTCCGTATTAGTGACGTGTCTGCAACAGAAGTGAGAGGACATACAGATACTGAATCAGAGAACAGGGCACTCTCCTGGTGCCTGGCCTGGGGGGTGCGGGGGCTTGGTGGGGCTCGGCTGGACTCAGGCCGAAGAAGCTATCAGAAAAAGATGGATTGGGGTCAGTCTCTACCTTGAGTGGAGGAGTTAACGTGTCCTGGGATCTTGTTCACaagtgatggtaggatggaatCATAGGTGGACAGAAGGATTGGGGCTGCATCTGCAGTAATGCAGTCGCTGCTCCAGTCTGTTGTGgtaaagaaagagctgagcgaAAACGGAAAGCTCACGATTTACAGATATGTCTACGTTCCAACCCTCACCTATAGTCATGATGTCTAGATCATGGccgaaaaaacaacaacctcgatacaagcagctgaaacgAGCTTCCTCCGGAGAGcggccgggctcagccttagagatatTGTTAGAAGCTCTGGTATCCAGCAGAGCTCAAAGAAGAGCTGCTTCTTCCCTGCATTGATAGGAGCCAtttgaggtggtttgggcatctgaGCAGGATGCCCTCTAGGTGCCTCTCTTTGGGGTTCCATGGGATGAGACCCTGGGGAAGAGACAGAACCTGCTGGAGGGAGTATATCCTGTCTGGTCGGGGAGCCCCTTGGGTCccccaggaggagctggaggatgttgctgggAAGAGGGATGTCGGTTTCCTTCCTGAACCTGTTGCCAGGTTACACGAGCTGATCTCtcataagcggaagacgatggatggatggatggatggatgttaacCATGCTAACCACTAATATAAGATGCTATAGACAGTTGAAAATGTAAACGCCATCTTCAGTGTCTTTGTATTAATATAGTGATGTGCATAAAGTTGCATTAAggaatttgttttgtgttttctcatGAAATGATTGTGACCATGTGATTCATTCTTGTCAGATGGTGTATATCGgatcaaaataaaatggatcAGTCTTGATTATATCACAATGAAAATTAAACCACAATTAAAAGATCTGTTAACCAAACTATTCTAACTTCACAAGTAAAcagtaaaaccctgttttacaTCAGTTACCCTTGTGATGCTCTAGTGAACACGTAACCAACCCTGTAGCCACCTGACGTAGCTCTGTGGATAATAAGAATTCGTAAATGGACTTGTTTGCTCTTCCAGGTCAGGAGCTTTGGCTGAAGAAGCTTAAGTGGGAGGGACTTCCCAGTTTCACTCAGCTGAGGTGGACCCCCCTTGATGACCCGGCCTCCCCAGGAATCACTGGAGCCTTCTACAAGACTTACAAGAACTTTGCATTCTATTGGATCCTCAAAGCTGGTCACATGGTAAATTTGAGCTGGTTCTAACTTCTTTAGATTCGGAATATCATAAAACATAAATCTGTTAAGCCTTCAGCATGTAGAGTATATCTGCATCACTTTGTAAATGGTAGAATGTTCTGATATGGTGTATCTGATGGGAAGTATTTAGATTTTTGCATGGTTTTATGGCTTCTCTTCTTGATGTAGACTGAAGCTGGAGTGATTAAACTTGTGGTGGGTTTTGTCTGACATCAAGCTAATTAATTTATGTGCATATAATTTGATagcaaaataacagaaattcCACTTTAAACAACAATCTCGTTATATCTCATAGATTCCCTCAGACCAGGGACCCATGGCCTTGCAGATGCTGAAGATGATCACTCAGCAGGACTGATTGACCCACTGCACTGTTGTGCCAATCACGATGGCTCTGACAATCAAATAATCTCTTTAGTTTCCCAAATTAATTTCTAGATTTTATGGTTTGATTTTATGTTCTGTAAATTCCAGCCACCAAATAAAattcattttatataaatattctCTTGCCTTGTTCtgtttgtaaaatgtattttttaccaGCTTCTCTTAGAAACCTGaacaataaagttatttaaactACTGTTTGCTGGGTAATGTATTTGTGTGACACAGTttcattaaataacatttttgactCCGGTTAAAGAGGGTCCATTGACACCATCTTTCTATGTGGAGTATTGTTGAAAAGATTTAGGACTTTTTCTAGGTTGCaagaaaaatatgcaaattaatGGGATGTAGAAAAGTTTCAGGCCTGATGTGGGTGTCCtgcagaataaatgttttgaacaaACTTGTTACTATGAGAAATATAGTTTGAATCCCCACCAAGGCCTTTCTGCATGTAGTTTGAACGGATGTCGCCTTCTGGGTACTCTTGCTTCCTCCCCCAGTCCAAAAATATGCATAGTAGGTTAACTGCTctataaattacttttattaatctttgatccatgacaaaaaaaattctgccCAGGCAATTTAGCGCTCCTTCATTggaatctttgaagatcaggcccGAGTCAATACTTCTGCTGCAGTTACACCTTCAAGGGTATTGGCTACCAGCTTTATTAATCTCCTGCCTAATTTGCCCACATTCTTTATTGCAAACTTCTTTAAACA carries:
- the scpep1 gene encoding retinoid-inducible serine carboxypeptidase, translated to MALFAPLFIFFFFLSVLLSTGLSSPLPGKEVWDYVEVRPGAHMFWWLYYPDNPSAQYQDLPLVMWLQGGPGGSGSGFGNFEEIGPLNRDLEPRKTSWVQAASVLFVDNPVGTGFSYAERPDGFATNVSTVASDMLVLLKHFFTRIPEFQSIPFYIFSESYGGKMAAAISLELSKAVAEGSVKCNFAGVALGDSWISPLDSVMTWGPYLYATSLLDDNGLADVNSAAQKVKQAVEQQQFLQATELWSVTETVVEQNTNGVNFYNILTPEPDEKLTSTAGENFISLQAHRHIRPLHKQSLNELMNGPIRKKLAIIPQNVTWGGQAEEVFTKMAGDFMRPVVDIVDQLLTTGVNVTVYNGQLDLIVDTLGQELWLKKLKWEGLPSFTQLRWTPLDDPASPGITGAFYKTYKNFAFYWILKAGHMIPSDQGPMALQMLKMITQQD